One Malania oleifera isolate guangnan ecotype guangnan chromosome 10, ASM2987363v1, whole genome shotgun sequence genomic region harbors:
- the LOC131165916 gene encoding LIM domain-containing protein PLIM2c-like, which translates to MSFTGTLDKCKACDKTVYFVDLLSADGATYHKSCFKCSHCRGTLVMSNYSSMDGVLYCKPHFEQLFKESGNFSKNFQTSGKSAEKQNDMLSRTPSKLSSFFSGTQDKCAACQKTVYPLEKMTMEGESYHKSCFKCAHGGCPLTHSSYAALDGILYCKHHFAQLFMEKGNYSHVIQAAKKNAPTPAQSEPESESSEPKPETEQPEDDS; encoded by the exons ATGTCGTTCACAGGAACTCTGGATAAGTGCAAAGCCTGCGACAAGACTGTTTATTTTGTTGATTTGTTATCGGCTGATGGTGCTACCTATCACAAATCATGCTTCAAATGCAGCCATTGCAGAGGCACTCTTGTG ATGAGCAATTATTCCTCCATGGATGGAGTTCTCTACTGCAAACCTCATTTTGAGCAGCTTTTCAAGGAATCAGGCAATTTCAGCAAGAATTTCCAAACTT cggGCAAATCTGCTGAGAAGCAAAATGATATGCTG TCGAGGACCCCTAGCAAACTATCTTCCTTCTTCTCCGGAACCCAAGACAAATGTGCTGCTTGCCAGAAAACAGTATACCCCCTGGAGAAG ATGACCATGGAAGGAGAATCATACCACAAGTCATGCTTTAAGTGCGCTCATGGGGGCTGTCCCCTCACACATTCATCCTATGCTGCTCTTGATGGAATCCTCTACTGCAAGCATCATTTTGCTCAGCTCTTCATGGAAAAAGGCAATTACAGCCATGTGATCCAGGCTGCCAAGAAAAATGCCCCCACCCCTGCCCAATCTGAACCCGAATCAGAATCCTCAgagccaaaacccgaaaccgAGCAGCCAGAAGATGATTCTTAA